The Bacillota bacterium DNA segment GATAAGCCACGGTAAGGAGGTTGGTTGCACCAATGGACCTATGGTTTACGGAAAAACAAACCCCGCATTTGGGTATTACTTGTAAGGTACGGGCTACTTTACATTCGGAAAAAACTCCGTACCAGGAGCTGGCGATCATTGATACCGAGCAATTTGGCCGTATGCTGGTTCTTGACGGAATGGTAATGACAACAGTCAAAGATGAGTTTGTTTATCACGAGATGATTACCTGGGTTGCTTTGAATACTCACCCGGCACCCAAGCAGGTATTAGTAATTGGTGGGGGCGATGGTGGTGCTATTCGGGAGATTGTCAAGCACCCTGTCGTAGAAAAAGCAACTCTTGCTGAAATTGATGTGCGGGTTATCGAAACCGCTAAAGAATATTTACCAGAGATTGCTTGTGGGTACAAGAATCCCAAAGTAGAGATTCTTGTTGTTGATGGAATTAAACACGTCCAGGATTCGCCAAACACCTACGATGTGATTATCGTGGATTCAACAGAACCAGTAGGGCCAGCAGTAGGCTTATTTAGCCAAGATTTTTACCGTTCTGTTTTTGTGGCGTTAAAGGAAGATGGATTGTTTGTTGCCCAAACCGAGTCGCCTTTTATTAATAATGACTTGATATCTCAAGTTTATAAAGATATTTCGAGGATTTTCCCGATCACTAAACTGTACCTGGCCAGTATTCCTACTTATCCCAGTGGATTATGGAGTTTTACCATGGGTTCCAAAAAGCATGATCCAGAAATGGTAGATGAAAAAAGATGTTTAGCTATCGATACCAAATACTATACCCCGGAACTGCATAAG contains these protein-coding regions:
- the speE gene encoding polyamine aminopropyltransferase, producing the protein MDLWFTEKQTPHLGITCKVRATLHSEKTPYQELAIIDTEQFGRMLVLDGMVMTTVKDEFVYHEMITWVALNTHPAPKQVLVIGGGDGGAIREIVKHPVVEKATLAEIDVRVIETAKEYLPEIACGYKNPKVEILVVDGIKHVQDSPNTYDVIIVDSTEPVGPAVGLFSQDFYRSVFVALKEDGLFVAQTESPFINNDLISQVYKDISRIFPITKLYLASIPTYPSGLWSFTMGSKKHDPEMVDEKRCLAIDTKYYTPELHKAVFKLPRFVADLLK